One window of the Perca fluviatilis chromosome 5, GENO_Pfluv_1.0, whole genome shotgun sequence genome contains the following:
- the nr1d4a gene encoding nuclear receptor subfamily 1, group D, member 4a: MDNSPGGGVILYAGCSGSSSPSPGSPGSPSSGYQTQSPSSHSQPSSPEEGAFTEIGTLKCRAAGCTTSSSKLIFQFPEVYSAPPAAATPQHTYAHPIAGKRPCGFTGTFTKTGGMVLLCKVCGDIASGFHYGVHACEGCKGFFRRSIQQNINYKMCVKNENCLIMRMNRNRCQHCRFKKCLSVGMSRDAVRFGRIPKREKQRLLDEMQSYMNSLNESAAVDVDSPSARDTPSTPEDGNSKEAIGAISRAYRDIFTSSNSQGRAAERANITNNNNNNNTSTFSQDASFTQVSSLPTSAQSYQSCPVVAATLCPATPNDKQPTFHNVDNNHYTYLVSTNQNHDQSNSTTSQRGSSANNNSFRNAGSTQNQPSCPWKLASGAKVLACPLNAWPVSGAERTSQEIWESFSQCFTPAVKEVVEFAKGIPGFQELSQQDQVMLLKSGTFQVLMVRFCTLFNAEERTVTFLNGQTYPLSTLQALGMGSLLDAMFEFSEKLSSLGLEPDEMALFMAVVLVSADGSGISNMRAVEQLQEGLIRALRSLITRRRPDDSTLFPKLLLRLPDLRSLNNMHSDKLLAFRIDP, from the exons ATGGATAACAGCCCTGGTGGTG GAGTCATCCTGTATGCAGGGTGCTCTGGCAGCTCCAGTCCCAGCCCCGGCAGCCCTGGCAGCCCCTCCAGTGGGTATCAGACACAGTCACCTTCTTCACATTCCCAGCCCTCATCACCAGAGGAGGGTGCCTTCACAGAGATTGGGACATTGAAATGTAGGGCAGCTGGGTGCACCACATCATCCTCCAAACTGATATTCCAGTTCCCAGAGGTCTACAGTGCACCCCCAGCGGCAGCCACTCCACAGCATACCTATGCACACCCCATTGCAGGAAAAAGGCCATGCGGGTTCACAGGAACTTTCACAA AGACCGGTGGAATGGTCCTGCTTTGCAAAGTCTGTGGGGACATTGCATCTGGTTTCCACTATGGAGTGCATGCATGTGAAGGTTGCAAG GGTTTTTTCCGCCGCAGCATTCAGCAGAACATCAACTACAAGATGTGTGTGAAGAATGAGAACTGTCTAATCATGCGCATGAACCGCAACCGGTGCCAGCACTGCCGCTTCAAGAAATGCCTCTCTGTTGGCATGTCAAGAGATG CTGTGCGTTTTGGCCGCATCCCCAAGAGAGAAAAGCAGCGACTTCTGGATGAGATGCAGAGCTACATGAACAGCCTAAATGAGTCAGCTGCCGTGGACGTGGACTCACCTTCAGCGAGGGACACTCCTAGCACCCCAGAAGATGGCAACTCAAAAGAGGCCATTGGCGCCATCTCCAGAGCCTACCGTGACATCTTCACCAGCAGCAACAGCCAAGGGAGAGCAGCCGAGAGGGCTAAcatcaccaacaacaacaacaacaacaacacatccACCTTTTCTCAGGATGCCAGTTTTACCCAAGTCTCCTCTCTCCCCACCTCCGCCCAAAGTTATCAGTCTTGCCCTGTTGTGGCTGCCACTCTATGCCCAGCTACCCCTAACGACAAACAACCTACGTTTCACAATGTGGACAACAATCATTACACCTACTTAGTGTCAACAAATCAGAATCATGATCAGTCTAACAGTACAACCTCTCAAAGGGGCAGCTCTGCCAATAATAACAGTTTTCGCAATGCAGGAAGTACCCAAAATCAGCCCTCCTGTCCATGGAAATTAGCTTCAGGAGCTAAAGTGCTG GCCTGTCCTCTCAATGCGTGGCCTGTGTCAGGGGCAGAGCGCACGAGTCAGGAGATATGGGAATCCTTCTCGCAGTGTTTCACTCCTGCTGTCAAGGAAGTGGTAGAGTTTGCCAAGGGCATCCCAGGATTTCAAGAGCTTAGCCAACAAGACCAGGTCATGTTGCTCAAATCAGGCACCTTCCAG gtTCTGATGGTGAGGTTCTGCACCTTGTTCAATGCTGAGGAGCGTACAGTGACCTTCCTGAATGGCCAAACTTACCCCCTGTCCACCCTGCAGGCTTTGGGCATGGGCTCTCTGCTGGACGCAATGTTTGAGTTCAGTGAGAAGTTGAGCTCCCTGGGGCTAGAGCCTGATGAAATGGCACTCTTTATGGCTGTGGTTTTGGTCTCTGCAG ATGGTTCTGGCATCTCTAACATGCGGGCTGTGGAGCAGCTACAAGAGGGTCTGATCCGTGCCCTACGGTCACTGATTACTCGCCGTCGCCCAGATGACAGCACCCTCTTCCCCAAACTCCTCCTGCGCCTGCCAGACCTGCGCTCCCTCAACAATATGCACTCCGACAAACTGTTGGCCTTTCGCATTGACCCTTGA
- the mfsd5 gene encoding molybdate-anion transporter — MLVTAYFAIIFLLALCVGLEVIARRLTPPQSTPTAVANPVFRRFQTIFLRAYLLALWADWLQGPYLYKLYRHYSFLESQIAILYVCGLASCILFAPFSGWLPQVLGRRQTCLLFCLSYSACCLTKLSTDYFVLIVGRILGGLSTSLLTTTFESWYVHRHVDVHDFPKEWIPSTFTKAATWNHGLAVGAGLVANLLTEWLHLGPVAPFLLAVPCLVCCGWVVLTDWGKEEAEEGPEGDKQKILLGTPNGGGTRLSARARFSRSCHEALRCLLSDRRVMLLGGVQALFESVLYIFVFLWTPVLDPHGPPLGIVFSCLMASSMAGSLLYRLATSTRYRLQPGHVLCLAVLMAFFSFFMLTFSTVPGQPRPHESFLAFLLLELACGLYFPAVSFLQSRVIPEEKRGGVLAWFRLPLHLLACLGLLALHGEISGTGGGEEGSGTRHMFGGCAIMMLAALMAVVSLFTLGRNDTDLRLEGTRGGEGEMY, encoded by the coding sequence ATGTTGGTGACAGCATATTTTGCCATCATTTTCCTGCTTGCCCTGTGTGTTGGCCTCGAGGTCATTGCACGCCGCCTCACCCCACCTCAGTCTACTCCTACTGCTGtagccaacccagttttccgtCGCTTCCAGACTATATTCCTCCGGGCATACCTTTTGGCTTTGTGGGCAGACTGGCTCCAGGGTCCTTACCTCTACAAACTATACCGCCACTACAGCTTCCTGGAATCCCAAATAGCCATCTTATATGTGTGTGGCCTGGCCTCCTGTATTCTGTTTGCTCCTTTTTCCGGCTGGCTCCCGCAAGTCTTGGGCCGCAGACAGACATGTCTTCTCTTCTGCCTGTCCTACTCTGCTTGTTGTCTCACCAAGCTGTCCACAGACTACTTTGTTTTGATTGTGGGTCGGATCCTGGGGGGTCTGTCCACATCCCTGCTTACCACCACATTTGAATCCTGGTACGTGCACCGCCATGTAGACGTTCACGATTTTCCCAAGGAGTGGATCCCTAGTACCTTCACCAAAGCTGCTACCTGGAATCATGGGCTCGCTGTGGGAGCAGGGCTGGTGGCTAACTTGCTGACTGAATGGCTCCACCTGGGGCCAGTGGCTCCTTTTCTCCTGGCTGTCCCCTGCTTGGTGTGCTGTGGCTGGGTGGTGCTAACAGACTGGGGCAAGGAAGAGGCTGAAGAAGGCCCTGAAGGGgacaaacaaaaaatacttCTTGGCACTCCAAATGGAGGTGGGACCCGTTTGTCTGCGAGGGCCCGTTTCTCACGCAGCTGCCATGAAGCCTTGCGCTGCCTGCTGTCAGACAGGAGAGTCATGCTCTTAGGTGGAGTGCAGGCTCTGTTTGAAAGTGtcctatatatttttgttttcctgtGGACCCCAGTACTGGACCCTCATGGGCCTCCTTTGGGAATAGTGTTCTCTTGCCTGATGGCTTCTAGCATGGCTGGCTCCTTGCTCTACCGCCTAGCCACCTCCACACGCTACCGTCTACAGCCTGGCCATGTTCTCTGCCTGGCTGTGCTGATggccttcttctccttcttcatgcTGACCTTCTCCACCGTCCCAGGCCAACCTAGACCTCACGAATCATTTCTGGCCTTCCTGTTGCTGGAGCTGGCCTGTGGGCTCTACTTCCCTGCAGTCAGCTTTCTCCAGAGCAGGGTGATCCCAGAGGAGAAGCGGGGCGGTGTGCTGGCATGGTTCCGGCTGCCTCTGCACCTGCTGGCCTGCCTAGGGCTGCTGGCGCTTCATGGAGAGATATCAGGAACAGGTGGAGGGGAGGAGGGCAGCGGAACCAGACACATGTTTGGAGGCTGTGCAATCATGATGCTGGCAGCTTTGATGGCTGTTGTCAGTCTGTTCACGCTGGGCAGAAACGACACAGACCTGAGACTGGAAGGAAccaggggaggggagggggaaatGTATTGA
- the LOC120558837 gene encoding protein lifeguard 2-like translates to MTKGKLSLANKATNGSFSEEALVSPAPPSYQEATEGTSAPCYSDVEMLTEFTWDDCNIRRVFIRKVYTILLIQLLVTLAIVSLFTFCDPVKDYIQSNPGWYWASYAVFFVTYLTLSCCSAPRRQFPWNLILLGIFTLSLSYMTGMLSSYYNTKSVVMCLGITVAVCLLVTVFSFQTKFDVTSYQGVLFVFCMVMFVSGLVLALVLPFQYVPWLDATYAVLGAILFTMFLAFDTQLLMGNKRYTMSPEEYVFATLNLYLDIIYIFSFFLQIFGTKQE, encoded by the exons ATGACAAAGGGCAAG CTTTCACTTGCAAACAAGGCCACCAATGGCTCCTTCAGTGAAGAAGCCTTAGTGTCACCAGCTCCTCCCAGCTATCAGGAAGCCACCGAGG GCACCAGTGCTCCTTGCTACAGTGATGTTGAGATGCTCACAGAGTTCACCTGGGATGATTGCAACATCAGGAGGGTCTTCATCCGTAAG GTGTACACTATCTTGTTGATCCAGCTTTTGGTCACTCTCGCTATTGTGTCTCTTTTCACATTCTG TGACCCAGTGAAGGACTATATTCAATCCAACCCAGGCTGGTACTGGGCTTCTTA CGCTGTGTTCTTTGTCACATATCTCACCTTATCTTGCTGCTCTGCACCAAG GAGACAGTTTCCATGGAATCTGATTCTGCTTGGCATCTTT ACCCTCTCACTCTCATACATGACAGGGATGTTGTCCAG CTACTATAACACCAAGTCAGTGGTGATGTGTCTGGGCATCACAGTagcagtctgtctcctggtcacAGTCTTCAGCTTCCAAACtaag TTCGATGTGACATCATACCAAGGCGTgctctttgtcttctgcatGGTCATGTTCGTCTCTGGACTGGTGCTGGCACTCGTCCTCCCCTTCCAATAT GTACCCTGGTTGGATGCCACCTACGCTGTCCTGGGAGCCATACTGTTTACCATG TTTTTGGCATTTGACACCCAGCTACTCATGGGGAATAAGCGCTACACCATGAGTCCAGAAGAGTATGTCTTCGCCACTCTCAACCTCTACCTAGATATTATCTACatcttctccttcttcctccaaaTCTTTGGAACTAAACAAGAGTAA
- the si:dkey-21c19.3 gene encoding sentrin-specific protease 1 — MLNKIYEWVSFGNVRNGVPAAEHSDAHRGSGDGPTRRKRPIECLEDGHNIDQDGLIIKKSRMGDLIDTVKVAAEGVKSHSFSVATWMRNNVSPALRNILPASPGPPPGEPQPQPSTSAAVWAGMPIVERNCMDETFAAPSTTLEWKTSKSEWLRNEKSIMGSKVCRRQVCMSPTHREVPKTNGHSVNLPPSITPKLHPPPRLGRPLNLRPYGTPSLYSGVANSSCTSMYEKTFPIKVVQSPTHSTSSGRMHNARPCSTAQESVCDEEKEVYRQLLTMVSGGQSSFLHNGSSHAIVRSHRDFTSFLTTSRRLLQFSSLSGSAAGGTSEGPSSPPSPRVMSSQSSSNLPSPVGASNRPEIQTWSLDMDLSSSRAAPLTSAPSPSALQDNSSQDTQSSAHDGDSVIIVNEQKGKKQDSSSVPCFQAELWIKELTSMYDSRARERRRQIEEQEALAAQLLRQRLSEEGHRSPDVEVHVRVPLEKEVPLTLVIEEPKPLEEKPEFPELTEEMEAEVNRGLRRGNHEVLSEGFGLSLTRKDLQTLSNLNWLNDEVINFYMNLLVERSKDPSLPSVNTFNTFFYPKLRSSGYSAVRRWTKKMDIFSKDILLVPVHLGVHWCLSVVDFRKKAIMYFDSMGGNNDEACTILFDYLQQESKDKKGKELDTSGWTLHSKKRNEIPQQMNGSDCGMFTCKYADYITKDKPITFTQKHMPYFRKRMVWEILNHKLL; from the exons ATGTTGAATAAAATCTACGAATGGGTCAGCTTTGGTAATGTTCGCAATGGTGTACCAGCTGCGGAGCACTCTGATGCACACCGGGGATCGGGAGATGGTCCGACGAGGAGGAAAAGACCAATTGAATG TTTGGAAGATGGACATAACATCGACCAAGATGGCTTAATCATAAAGAAATCTCGAATGG GAGATCTTATTGACACAGTCAAGGTTGCAGCTGAAGGGGTTAAGAGTCACAGCTTCAGTGTGGCAACATGGATGAGGAACAATGTGAGCCCTGCCTTGAGAAATATACTGCCAGCCTCCCCTGGTCCTCCACCTGGAGAACCTCAGCCACAGCCCTCTACATCAGCAGCAGTCTGGGCTGGGATGCCG ATTGTTGAAAGGAACTGTATGGATGAGACATTCGCTGCTCCCTCGACAACTTTGGAGTGGAAAACATCCAAATCGG AATGGTTGCGCAATGAGAAGTCCATCATGGGATCAAAAGTCTGTAGGCGACAAGTATGCATGAGTCCTACACATCGTGAAGTGCCAAAAACAAATGGGCACTCAGTCAACTTGCCACCCTCCATCACCCCTAAACTGCACCCCCCTCCAAGGCTAGGCAGGCCCCTAAACCTCCGACCATATGGAACACCAAG TTTGTATAGTGGGGTGGCAAACAGCTCCTGTACCAGCATGTATGAGAAGACCTTTCCTATCAAAGTTGTGCAGAGCCCAACACACAGCACCTCATCAGGGCGCATGCACAATGCCAGGccctgcagcacagcacaggaG TCTGTCTGTGACGAGGAGAAGGAGGTCTACAGGCAACTTCTGACCATGGTCTCTGGTGGTCAGTCGTCTTTCCTTCACAACGGCAGTTCACACGCCATCGTGAGATCACACAGAGATTT CACCAGCTTCCTGACCACCAGCCGCAGACTGCTACAGTTCTCTTCCCTTAGTGGGTCAGCAGCAGGAGGAACTTCAGAGGGGCCCAGCAGCCCCCCCAGCCCCAGGGTGATGTCTAGCCAGAGCTCTAGCAACCTCCCCAGCCCAGTGGGGGCCTCCAACAGGCCAGAGATCCAGACGTGGTCTCTGGACATGGACCTCAGCTCCAGCAGAGCAGCTCCTCTCACATCAGCCCCATCCCCATCCGCTCTGCAGGATAACTCCTCTCAGGACACACAATCATCAG CTCATGATGGTGATTCGGTAATTATTGTAAATGAGCAAAAGGGTAAAAAGCAAGACAGCTCAAG TGTGCCATGTTTCCAAGCGGAGTTATGGATCAAAGAATT GACTAGTATGTATGACTCCCGGGCGAGAGAAAGACGGAGACAGATAGAAGAGCAGGAGGCCCTGGCTGCCCAGCTGCTGCGACAG CGCCTGTCTGAAGAGGGGCACCGTAGCCCAGATGTGGAGGTCCACGTTCGAGTTCCTTTGGAGAAAGAGGTTCCTTTGACTCTTGTGATAGAAGAACCGAAGCCCTTGGAAGAGAAACCAGAATTCCCTGAACTCACAGAG GAAATGGAGGCTGAGGTGAACAGGGGGCTGAGACGAGGTAATCATGAAGTTTTAAGTGAGGGTTTTGGTCTCAGCCTTACACGCAAAGACCTGCAGACACTCAGCAACCTCAACTGGCTCAATGATGAG GTGATCAACTTTTATATGAACCTGCTGGTGGAGCGAAGCAAGGACCCCAGCCTGCCATCAGTCAACACGTTCAACACTTTTTTCTATCCCAAGCTGCGCAGCAGTGGCTACTCTGCTGTCCGCCGCTGGACCAAAAAGATGGACATCTTTTCTAAAGACATCCTACTGGTTCCTGTCCACTTGGGGGTGCACTGGTGCCTCTCT GTGGTGGATTTCCGTAAAAAGGCTATAATGTACTTTGATTCCATGGGAGGAAACAATGATGAAGCATGCACAATATTGTT TGATTACCTGCAACAGGAAAGTAAGGACAAGAAAGGCAAAGAACTGGATACCTCAGGCTGGACTCTGCACAGCAAAAAGCGCAAT